A single Prevotella sp. E15-22 DNA region contains:
- the nagB gene encoding glucosamine-6-phosphate deaminase, whose protein sequence is MRVIIEPNYDLMSQWAANYVVAKINAAKPTAEKPFVLGLPTGSSPIGMYRALVKAYQEGKVSFKNVVTFNMDEYVGLPVEHPESYHSFMFTNLFNHIDCPKENIHILNGNAKDLAEECANYEKEIEKFGGIDLFLGGIGPDGHIAFNEPGSSLTSRTRQKTLTTDTIIANSRFFENDINKVPKTALTVGVGTVMAAKEVMILVNGHAKCRALQAAVEGSVNHMWTISALQMHQHGIIVADDAACEELKVGTYRYFKDIERNNLL, encoded by the coding sequence ATGAGAGTTATTATTGAACCAAACTATGATTTGATGTCGCAGTGGGCAGCAAATTATGTGGTGGCTAAGATTAATGCAGCTAAACCTACAGCCGAGAAACCTTTCGTGTTGGGTCTTCCTACGGGTTCTTCACCCATTGGCATGTATCGTGCCTTGGTGAAGGCTTATCAGGAGGGTAAGGTGTCGTTCAAGAACGTGGTGACGTTTAACATGGATGAGTATGTGGGACTGCCTGTGGAGCATCCCGAGAGTTATCATTCTTTTATGTTCACCAATTTGTTCAACCATATAGACTGTCCCAAGGAGAATATTCATATCCTGAACGGCAATGCGAAGGATCTTGCTGAGGAGTGCGCTAACTACGAGAAGGAGATTGAGAAATTTGGTGGCATCGACCTGTTCCTGGGTGGTATCGGTCCTGACGGTCACATCGCTTTCAACGAGCCTGGCTCAAGCTTGACGAGTCGTACGCGTCAGAAGACTCTGACCACCGACACGATCATTGCTAACAGTCGTTTCTTCGAGAACGACATTAACAAGGTGCCCAAGACGGCTCTGACTGTGGGTGTGGGTACGGTGATGGCTGCCAAGGAGGTGATGATCCTGGTGAATGGTCATGCCAAGTGTCGTGCTTTGCAGGCTGCTGTTGAGGGTAGCGTGAACCACATGTGGACCATCTCGGCTCTGCAGATGCATCAGCATGGAATCATCGTGGCTGACGACGCTGCCTGTGAGGAGCTGAAGGTGGGTACCTATCGTTACTTTAAGGATATTGAGCGCAACAACCTGCTGTAA
- the axeA1 gene encoding acetylxylan esterase AxeA1, protein MKRLSALCLAFVALSMQAQTLKSFKVNITADGQANMVAYLPEHPTGRAVVDCPGGGYTHLATQHEGHDWAAYFNKQGIAFFVLTYRMPGGDRSIPMSDAQNAIRMVRDSAAAWHINPEDVGIMGFSAGGHLASTVSTHSEYDCRPNFSILFYPVISMNERESHKGSCQNFLGKEGQKDERLVKLFSNQNAVVRHLTPPAIILTANDDGVVPPVTNAIAYYSAMRRNGNDCALYVYPTGGHGFGFRSSWPYHDQMLGDLTTWLNLHKAPKRDAVRVACIGNSITDGHGIDMSGSRGYPAQLQRLLGEGYVVKNYGRSARTMLEKGDNPYMKERAWRDALAFKPNVVVIKLGTNDSKPENWKYGNEFEKDLRTMLTELKKASNPRIILCTPVPAYKPSWNISDSVIVNEIIPIINKVAKKERMEVIDLHTLFHNNDGKQMQTDGIHPTEQGDAQMARAVADAISRAAVDRR, encoded by the coding sequence ATGAAAAGACTATCTGCCCTGTGTCTGGCTTTCGTCGCATTGTCGATGCAGGCACAAACACTGAAATCGTTTAAGGTGAACATCACGGCCGACGGACAGGCCAACATGGTGGCTTATCTGCCTGAGCATCCTACAGGAAGGGCTGTGGTGGATTGTCCAGGTGGCGGATACACGCATCTGGCCACGCAGCACGAGGGACACGACTGGGCCGCGTACTTTAACAAGCAGGGCATAGCCTTTTTCGTATTAACTTATCGTATGCCTGGCGGCGACCGTTCCATTCCTATGAGTGATGCGCAGAATGCCATCCGCATGGTGCGTGACTCGGCTGCCGCCTGGCATATTAATCCTGAGGACGTGGGCATCATGGGCTTCTCGGCTGGTGGTCACCTGGCTTCTACGGTGTCTACGCATAGTGAGTATGACTGTCGGCCAAACTTCTCTATCTTGTTCTATCCTGTCATCTCGATGAACGAACGCGAGAGTCATAAGGGCTCGTGCCAGAACTTCCTGGGGAAGGAGGGACAGAAGGATGAACGACTGGTGAAGTTGTTCTCGAACCAGAATGCTGTGGTGCGTCATCTTACGCCTCCTGCCATCATCCTCACGGCGAATGATGATGGTGTGGTGCCGCCCGTTACGAATGCGATTGCTTATTATTCGGCCATGCGTCGCAATGGTAACGATTGTGCACTTTATGTTTACCCAACGGGTGGTCATGGCTTTGGCTTCCGTTCGTCGTGGCCTTATCACGACCAGATGCTGGGCGACCTGACCACGTGGCTGAATCTTCACAAGGCGCCTAAACGTGATGCGGTGCGTGTGGCATGTATTGGCAACAGCATCACAGATGGTCATGGCATTGACATGAGTGGGTCGCGTGGCTATCCTGCCCAACTTCAGCGTTTGCTGGGTGAGGGCTATGTGGTGAAGAACTATGGTCGCAGTGCTCGCACGATGCTCGAGAAGGGTGACAATCCTTATATGAAGGAGCGTGCCTGGCGCGATGCGTTGGCTTTCAAACCTAATGTGGTGGTGATTAAGCTGGGCACTAACGACTCCAAACCGGAGAACTGGAAGTATGGCAATGAATTTGAAAAGGACTTGCGAACCATGCTGACAGAACTGAAGAAGGCTTCTAATCCGCGTATCATTCTCTGCACGCCTGTTCCTGCCTATAAGCCTTCATGGAACATCAGCGACTCTGTCATTGTGAATGAGATTATACCTATTATTAATAAGGTGGCAAAAAAAGAGCGCATGGAAGTCATTGACCTCCACACGCTGTTTCATAACAACGACGGAAAACAAATGCAGACTGATGGCATTCATCCCACCGAACAGGGTGATGCTCAGATGGCTCGCGCCGTGGCTGATGCTATTTCGCGTGCAGCAGTCGACCGTCGCTAG